One Gordonia pseudamarae genomic window, CACCAGCGACAGATCCCGTCCCGCCGACCCCGGTGCCGACAGGTCGGTGGCGGCAAAACGCGCCTGGAGACTGACCGCGCCGCCGCAGCCGCACATCGCCATGGCCACCAGGAACAGCGCGAAGATGTGGAGGTCGATGGCGAGGGCGGCCAGCAGCGCGCCGACCGAGGCGACGAAGAAGCCTCCGGCCAGCGCGGGCCTGCGACCACGACGGCGGGCCGCCGCGGCGAGTGGCAGGGCGACCGCTGCCGCGCCGAGAGTGGTTGCGGTGCCCGGTAATCCGGCGAAGGTCTCACTGCCCGACAGTTTGGCGCCGGCCACGCCCGCCAGCGCCAGCGAGGTCCCGGTGGACACACCGCCGAGGATCTGTCCGGCGCACAGCAGGGTGAGCGTGCGGGTTTGCGCGCGTCGTATTTCGGGTGGGGTTGTCATCATTTCCCCACCTTCCGTCCGCGTCGATCTGCGTGGGCGCGTTCACCCTTGCCGAGGTCGGCCTGCTGAGCGGCCTGACCGCCACCACTCACTGGCGTGACGCCGCCGCCCTCCAGGCCCGCTACCCGCAGGTCGACGTCGACCCATCGGTCCTGTTCGTCGACAGTGGCACCGTGCTGACCAGTGCGGGCCTGGCCGCCGGTATCGATCTGTGCCTGCACATGGTGGAGCAGGATTTCGGGGCCGAGGTCGCCCTGGATGCCGCCCGGCGCACCGTCGTGGCCACCCGGCGCCCCGGTGGCCAGGCGCAGTTCATGCCGCCCGACCACGGAACGATACCTGTCGGACCGCCGAACCTGCAGGCGCACAGCGCTCTTTCGGCCGCGACGGCCTGGGCGCTGACCAATCTCGACCAGCCGATCACCACCGCCGATCTCGCCCGCCGGGCATCAATGTCGTTGCGCACCTTCAACAGACAATTCACCACCACTTACGGGATGAGCCCGGGCCGTTGGCTCGCCGGGCAGCGCATTCTCGTCGCCACCCGACTGCTCGAGCGTACCGACCAGTCGATCGACCGGATCGCCGCCGCGGTGGGGCTGAGTCCCACCGCCCTGCGTACCCAATTCCGCAACCGGATGTCGTTGTCCCCAGTGGCTACCGCGACAGCTTCACACCGTCCGTGTCATAGTCGTTCGCACCCGGACCCGGAGCCGGCGAACACCTTCCGCCGATTCCGGCCACAAGAAGCCCCACCGACGCACCTGCGCACATCGGTGGGGTCTTTGATGGCCGGAAGGGTCAGGCGACCTCGACGATCAGCTCCACCTCGACGGGTGCGCCGAGCGGCAGTTCGGCCACGCCGACGGCCGAGCGGGCGTGCACACCGGCGTCGCCGAAGATCTCGCCGAGGACCTCGGATGCACCGTTGATGACCTTGGGCTGCCCGGTGAATCCGGGGGCCGAGGCCACGAAACCGACGACCTTGACCACGCGCACGATCGAGTCGAGACCGACGAGGGCGTCAACGGCCGCCAGCGCGTTGAGCGCGCACTGACGGGCTCCCGCATAGGCGTCGTCTGGACTCACGATCCCTTCGGCGGTTTCGCTGACCTTGCCGGTGATCGACAGCGTGCCGTCGACGATGGGTAGCTGCCCCGATGTGTAGACCAGATCGCCGGTGCGCACCGCGGGCACGTAGGCGGCGACCGGTGTGGCGACGGCCGGCAGGGTGATCCCGAGGTCGGCCAGGCGCTGGGTCCAGCTCATAGGCTCAGCCTTTCGGTCGTTTGAGGTAGGCGACGTGCTGTTCGCCGGTCGGGCCGGGCAGCACACTGACCAGCTCCCAGCCGTCGGTGCCCCACTGATCCAGAATCTGTTTGGTGGCGTGGGTCAGCAGCGGCACGGTCACGTACTCCCATGCGGTGAGTTCACTCATGGGACCTACATTAACCGGCGACGTGTTCCGACTAAGGTGATCGTGTGGTCAATGAGGCACCCGTAACGTCCCCCGTCACTCCGCTCGCCCCGGCGACGGACGCGGCATCACAGACGGACGCGGCATCACAGACGGACAGCTGGCCCGCCGCCGCCAGTCGCGCGCGGCTGCATTTCGTGTCCGGCAAAGGCGGCACCGGTAAGACGACCGTCGCCGCCGCGCTGGCTCTGGCGCTGGCGGCCGGCGGCAAGAAGGTTCTGCTGGTGGAGGTGGAAGGCCGACAGGGTATCGCGCAACTGTTCGATCTCCCCCCGTTGCCGCCGACCGACACCCGGATCGCCACCGCGGAAGGCGGTGGCGAGGTGTCCGCGCTGGCCATAGACATAGAACACTCGCTGCTCGAATACCTGGACATGTTCTACAACCTGGGTTTCGCGGGCCGGGCGATAAAGCGGATCGGCGCCATCGATTTCGTGACGACGGTGGCACCCGGACTTCGCGACGTCATCATCACCGGCAAGATCAAGGAACGGATCATCGCCGTCGACAAGCAGGGCAAGGCACGCTACGACGCAGTGGTGGTGGACTCCCCGCCGACCGGACGCATCGGCTCGTTCCTGGATGTGACCAAGGCGATGGCCGATCTGGCGAAATCGGGTCCGATCCGCAACCAGAGCGAGGGTGTGGTGCGGCTGCTGCACTCGGATCAGACCGTCGTGCACCTGGTGACGCTGCTGGAGGCGATGCCGATCCAGGAGACCGTCGAGGCTATCGACGAGTTGCACAGCAAGGAGCTGACGATCGGAACGGTCCTGGTCAACCGGGTGCGCGAGCCGCTGCTACCCGAAGCCGAGATCGATGACATCGCGGACGGGCACATCGACGCCGTCCGCATCAAGGAACACCTGGCCGACGCCGGGTTCCACGCGGCCGACGCCGATATGGCCGGGCTGCTGACCGAGACCATCGACTACGCGCGCAGACATCAGGCTCAGCAGATCGCGCGTGGACAGTTGGACAACGTGGATCTGCCGATCCTGGATCTGCCGGAGATCGGCGACGGTATCGATTTGGGTGCGGCGTACGAGTTGGCAGGCGTCCTACGGAAGGTTGGTGCGTAGATGGCCGTCGATCTGAAGATGGCGTCGGTCCTCAAGGATCCGGGCACCCGTGTGGTGATCTGCTGCGGCGCGGGCGGTGTCGGCAAGACGACGACGGCCGCCGCGATGGCACTGTATGCCGCCGAGCAGGGACGCCGGGTCGCGGTGCTGACGATCGATCCGGCGCGCCGGTTGGCGCAGTCGCTGGGGATGACCGCGCTCACCAACGAGCCGCAGCCGGTGCCGTTGGACTGCGCCGGGTCACTGGACGCGATGATGCTGGACATGCGCCGCACCTTCGACGACATGGTGATGGAGCATTCGACGCCTGACCGGGCCGCGGCGATCCTGGAGAACTCCTTCTATCAGACCGTCGCATCGTCGTTCTCGGGTACGCAGGAGTACATGGCGATGGAGAAGCTCGGCAAGCTGCTCTCCGAGGACCGCTGGGACCTGATCGTCGTCGACACACCGCCGTCGCGGAACGCCCTCGACTTCCTGGACGCGCCGAAACGATTGGGATCTTTTCTGTCGGGGCGACTGATGAAGGTGCTGGTCGGCGGCGGCCGCGGCGTGGGCCGCATGGTGACCGGTGCGATGAGCCTGGCGATGCGCGGTATCTCGACGATCATCGGCGGCGACATGCTGCGCGATGTGGCGATGTTCGTGCAGTCGCTCGATTCGATGTTCGGCGGCTTCCAGGAGCGGGCGCTGCAAACCTATGAGCTGCTCAAACAGCCCGGCACCCGGTTCGTGGTGGTGGCCGCCGCGGAGGCCGACGCCCTGCGCGAGGCCGCGTTCTTCGTCGACCGGCTGTCGGAGGAGTCGATGCCGCTGGCGGGTCTCATCCTCAACCGGACGCACCCGAATCTGACGTCGGTCACCGATACGTCGGTGCAGGTGGCTCTGGATCAGGTATCGGACGAGCTGACCCGGGGTGTGCTCACCATTCACGCCGACCGGGCCGCGACGGCCCGCCGCGAGCTGCACCTGTTGCAGCGGTTCACCGCCTCCCACCCGGCGGTCCCGATCGTCGGTGTTCCCGCCCTCCCATTCGAGGTCGCCGACAAGGCGGCACTGGAGGCGGTGGCGGAGCAGATCGTCAGCCGGGGGTAAGCACCCCCGGACGTCGCCCCCTGGCCCGCAGGGCCGGCGATCGGCGAGCCTGCGAGCGGGTGCCACCTACACCGTCCGGCGGGCCGTCGTGTTCTGGACTGACGAGTGAGCCGGGTGAGGAACGAGCCCGCGCGAACGAGGAGGGAAGAACACGACTCCGGGCCCGCAGGACTCGCGATCCGCGAGCCTGCGAGCGGGCGCAGATTACACCGTCCGGCGGGCCGTCGTGTTCTGGACTGACGAGTGAGCCGGGTGAGGAACGAGCCCGCGCGAACGAGGAGGGAAGAACACGACTCCGGGCCCGCAGGACTCGCGATCCGCGAGCCTGCGAGCGGGCGCAAATTACACAGCCTGGCGGCGTTTTTGTGCTTCGAAGAATTCCGACCAGGAGGTGACTTCGGGGTGCTGGCGCAGGAGGGCGCGGCGCTGTCGTTCGGTCATCCCGCCCCAGACGCCGAATTCGACTCGGTTGTCGAGGGCGTCGGCGCCGCATTCGAGTTGCACCGGGCAGTGTCGGCAGATGGTGGCCGCTTTGCGCTGGGCAGCGCCGCGGACGAACAGTTCGTCGGGGTCGCCTCCGCGGCATCTGGCCTGGGAAACCCACAATTGCCGATCTTCTCCAATGAAAACCGCCGCTGTCGCCATCCGCCGACCCCTTCCTTCGCCCTGTCTCAGCGTCTGCGCAGTTCGATCGCGTCGTGATGCCGGGCGGGTAAGCCCTGGCGAAACCACAACCACAACGAGTACTGCACCACTCTGGAAATCGAATGTTACGTGAGTCACATTCGATCCTTAATTTAGGGTTCCACGATTGCGTACGCAAGCCCTGGAGCCAACAAAAGTGGGACCACCGTCCAAACAGACGACAGTGGCGCTCCGACTGCCGGTGAGACGCAGGTGGCGGGTGGCTCGCTGGGCCCGGAAGTTTGGCGACATCACATAATCGACACGTATCCTGTGGGCGTGTTGCTGCTGAAGAAGTTCTGGCCTCTGACCTGGGCGTGCCTGCTCGCAGGAGTCCTGGTCGCCGGATTGCTCTACCCCGTCGCCAGCGGATTGGGGGTCCTCTCGAATCGGGCTGTGGCGGCTGTGGAGAACGTGTCGTCGGAGTTGGTGGACGGCACGATGCCCGAGGTCACGACGATGACGGATGCCAACGGCAGGCCGATCGCCGTCCTCTACGACCAGTACCGCACCCAGGTCGGGTACAACGACATCTCGCCGAACATGATCCGCGCGATCATCTCCGTCGAGGACCGCCGGTTCCTGGAGCACGACGGGGTGGACTGGAAGGGCACTATCCGCGCCGCGCTGAAGAACTCGTCGTCGGGCGAGGTTCAGCAGGGCGCCTCGACGCTCGATCAGCAGTACATCAAGAACTATCAGCTGCTCGTCCTGGCACGGACAGAAGCCGAACGCGAGGCGGCGGTGGAGACCACCCCGGCACGCAAGCTCCGCGAGGTACGGATGGCGTTGACGATGGAGCAGACGCTCCGCGACCAGGCCAAACGGGAAAAGGGTCTGAGCGATGCCGCCGCCAAGCAGGAGGCCAAGAAGCAGATCGTCACCCGCTATCTGAACGTGGTTCCGTTCGGCAACAACGCCTATGGCATCGAGGCCGCCGCGCAGACGTACTTCGGCAAGAAGGCCAAGGATCTGACGTTGGCCGAGTCGGCGATGCTCGCCGGCATCGTCCAGTCGAGTGAGGCACTGAACCCGTACTCCAACGCCGAGGGCGCCAAGGAACGCCGCAACACGGTGCTCGACACGATGCTCACCAATTTCCCCGACATGCGCGCGGAGATCGAGCAGGCGCAGGCCGAACCGCTGGGGGTTCTCCCTAAGCCGCGTACCCCGCAGCAGGGGTGTATCTCTGCGGGCAGCGATGGCTTCTTCTGCGACTACGCCTTGCAGTTCCTCGCCGAGAACGGACTCTCCCGCAACACGGTGTTGCGCGGTGGCTACATCATCCGCACCACCCTCGACCCACAGGTGCAGCAGCTCACCACCCGCGCGGCACAGTCCCAGGCGAGCCCGAGCGCCGAAGGCGTCGCCGACGTGATGAACGTGATCCGCCCCGGTAAGAAGTCACACGATGTGCTGGCGATGGCGTCGAGCCGTTTCTACGGTCTCGACAGCAATGCCGAGCACACGGTGCAGCCACAGCCCTTTTCGATGGTCGGTGACGGTGCCGGTTCGATCTTCAAGATCTTCACGGTCGCCGCGGCGATGGAGAAGGGGCTCGGTGCGAGCGCACAGATCTCGGTGCCCGCGTCGATCGCGGTGGAGGGCATGGGTTCGTCCGACGGCGCCAACGGCTGCCCCGCGGGCATGTACTGCGTTCGCAACGACGGCAGGTATCCGGCGACGATGTCGATCACGCAGGCGCTCGCGATGTCGCCGAACACCGCGTTCGTGAATCTGCTACAGCAGGTGGGTGTGAAGCCGACCGTCGACATGGCGGTGCGCCTGGGCCTGCGGTCCTACAACAGTCCGGGCACGTCCGGGTACGGCGACAAGTCGATCGCCTCGTACGTCAAGGACGGGAACCTGGGTTCGTTCACGCTCGGCCCGACCGCGGTCAACACACTGGAGTTGTCCAATGTCGCGGCCACTCTCGCCTCGGGTGGCGTGTGGTGTCCGCCCAATCCGATCGCCTCGATCAGCAGCATCAAACGCGACAAGTACGGCAACCCGATGCTCGACGCGAAGGGCAATCCGGCGCTGGTGCCGGTGCCGTTCAATCCTCCCGGATGCGAGCAGGTCGTCGAGGAGGGACTGGCGAACACACTGGCGTTCGTGATGGGTCAGGATCACATCGGTGGTACGGCCGCCGGTGCGGCGAACAGCAGCGGCTGGACGTTGCCCATGTCGGGCAAGACGGGTACGACCGAGGCGCACCGCTCGTCGGCGTTCCTCGGTTTCACCAATCAGCTCGCGGGTGCGGCGTACGTGTACAACGACGGCCCGAACCCGTCGGGCATCTGCAGTAGCCCGCTGCGGCAGTGCTACGACGGCGACCTGTACGGCGGCATGGAACCGGCCCGCACGTGGTTCCAGGCGATCGGGCCGATCGCGACCAAGTTCGGCCCGGTGCGTCTGGCCAGGCCGGACCCCCAGTTCATGGCCGGTAACGACAAGGGCCGGGTGCCTCAGGTGGCGGGGCTGCCGGCGAGTTCGGCCAAGTCGCGTCTGCAGGCGGCCGGGTTCAAGGTGGTCGAGGTGGAGGTCGACAGTCCGCGTCCGCAGGGCACGGTGGTGACGACCACCCCGTCGGGTTCGGCGATGCCGGGCAGCACGATCACCATGTCGGTGTCCAACGGGCGTCAGCGCGCGAGCCGTAGCCGTCCACCCACCAGCACCATGGTCGACGTCCCCGGCATCGGCCCGGTGGAGGTCGAACTCCCCGGAGGTTGATCCGCAGTATCGCGGGCTGTCGTTGTCTGGACTGAGGAATGAGCCGGGCGACGAAGGAGCCCGCGCGAATGACGAGGGAAGACGACGACTTGTGGCCCGCAGGACCCGCGATCCGCGAGCTTGCGAGCGGGCGCCATAGTGCGGTCCGGCGGGCTGTCGTTGTCTGGACTGAGGAATGAGCCGGGCGACGAAGGAGCCCGCGCGAATGACGAGGGAAGACGACGACTTGTGGCCCGCAGGACCCGCGATCCGCGAGCTTGCGAGCGGGCGCCATATTGCGGAGTAGTCTGTGACGATGGTTGCCTTTGACACAAACTTTCGGGTGCCGGTCTCCGGCGAGGCCGCTGTGC contains:
- a CDS encoding RidA family protein, whose amino-acid sequence is MSWTQRLADLGITLPAVATPVAAYVPAVRTGDLVYTSGQLPIVDGTLSITGKVSETAEGIVSPDDAYAGARQCALNALAAVDALVGLDSIVRVVKVVGFVASAPGFTGQPKVINGASEVLGEIFGDAGVHARSAVGVAELPLGAPVEVELIVEVA
- a CDS encoding DUF4177 domain-containing protein — its product is MSELTAWEYVTVPLLTHATKQILDQWGTDGWELVSVLPGPTGEQHVAYLKRPKG
- a CDS encoding ArsA-related P-loop ATPase is translated as MVNEAPVTSPVTPLAPATDAASQTDAASQTDSWPAAASRARLHFVSGKGGTGKTTVAAALALALAAGGKKVLLVEVEGRQGIAQLFDLPPLPPTDTRIATAEGGGEVSALAIDIEHSLLEYLDMFYNLGFAGRAIKRIGAIDFVTTVAPGLRDVIITGKIKERIIAVDKQGKARYDAVVVDSPPTGRIGSFLDVTKAMADLAKSGPIRNQSEGVVRLLHSDQTVVHLVTLLEAMPIQETVEAIDELHSKELTIGTVLVNRVREPLLPEAEIDDIADGHIDAVRIKEHLADAGFHAADADMAGLLTETIDYARRHQAQQIARGQLDNVDLPILDLPEIGDGIDLGAAYELAGVLRKVGA
- a CDS encoding ArsA family ATPase, with the translated sequence MAVDLKMASVLKDPGTRVVICCGAGGVGKTTTAAAMALYAAEQGRRVAVLTIDPARRLAQSLGMTALTNEPQPVPLDCAGSLDAMMLDMRRTFDDMVMEHSTPDRAAAILENSFYQTVASSFSGTQEYMAMEKLGKLLSEDRWDLIVVDTPPSRNALDFLDAPKRLGSFLSGRLMKVLVGGGRGVGRMVTGAMSLAMRGISTIIGGDMLRDVAMFVQSLDSMFGGFQERALQTYELLKQPGTRFVVVAAAEADALREAAFFVDRLSEESMPLAGLILNRTHPNLTSVTDTSVQVALDQVSDELTRGVLTIHADRAATARRELHLLQRFTASHPAVPIVGVPALPFEVADKAALEAVAEQIVSRG
- a CDS encoding WhiB family transcriptional regulator; this encodes MATAAVFIGEDRQLWVSQARCRGGDPDELFVRGAAQRKAATICRHCPVQLECGADALDNRVEFGVWGGMTERQRRALLRQHPEVTSWSEFFEAQKRRQAV
- a CDS encoding penicillin-binding protein, whose amino-acid sequence is MLKKFWPLTWACLLAGVLVAGLLYPVASGLGVLSNRAVAAVENVSSELVDGTMPEVTTMTDANGRPIAVLYDQYRTQVGYNDISPNMIRAIISVEDRRFLEHDGVDWKGTIRAALKNSSSGEVQQGASTLDQQYIKNYQLLVLARTEAEREAAVETTPARKLREVRMALTMEQTLRDQAKREKGLSDAAAKQEAKKQIVTRYLNVVPFGNNAYGIEAAAQTYFGKKAKDLTLAESAMLAGIVQSSEALNPYSNAEGAKERRNTVLDTMLTNFPDMRAEIEQAQAEPLGVLPKPRTPQQGCISAGSDGFFCDYALQFLAENGLSRNTVLRGGYIIRTTLDPQVQQLTTRAAQSQASPSAEGVADVMNVIRPGKKSHDVLAMASSRFYGLDSNAEHTVQPQPFSMVGDGAGSIFKIFTVAAAMEKGLGASAQISVPASIAVEGMGSSDGANGCPAGMYCVRNDGRYPATMSITQALAMSPNTAFVNLLQQVGVKPTVDMAVRLGLRSYNSPGTSGYGDKSIASYVKDGNLGSFTLGPTAVNTLELSNVAATLASGGVWCPPNPIASISSIKRDKYGNPMLDAKGNPALVPVPFNPPGCEQVVEEGLANTLAFVMGQDHIGGTAAGAANSSGWTLPMSGKTGTTEAHRSSAFLGFTNQLAGAAYVYNDGPNPSGICSSPLRQCYDGDLYGGMEPARTWFQAIGPIATKFGPVRLARPDPQFMAGNDKGRVPQVAGLPASSAKSRLQAAGFKVVEVEVDSPRPQGTVVTTTPSGSAMPGSTITMSVSNGRQRASRSRPPTSTMVDVPGIGPVEVELPGG